The following coding sequences lie in one Pirellulales bacterium genomic window:
- a CDS encoding metal-dependent hydrolase codes for MDYIDPHIHMVSRTTDDYELLAKMGCVGLSEPAFWAGFDRGSVDGFRDYFRQLTEFEPKRAAWYGLAHFTWLCINAKEAENVKLAREVIAMIPEYLSLPGVLGIGEIGLNKNTRNEAIVFLEHVQLAQRLGEQILIHTPHLEDKYQGTRMILDMLADFPQLDTGRVLVDHTEEHTIRLVLDRGYWAGMTLYPVSKCTPDRAVDMVEMHGPERLLVNSAGDWGPSKPTAVPDFILAMRRRGHEESLVRQIVYDNPLRFFRQSRNFSFAERETKPETGPLDNRHQDSPNSREKVAASTPR; via the coding sequence ATGGATTACATCGACCCGCACATTCACATGGTTTCGCGGACGACCGACGACTACGAGTTGCTGGCCAAAATGGGCTGCGTCGGTTTGAGCGAGCCGGCGTTTTGGGCCGGGTTTGATCGGGGCAGCGTGGACGGGTTCCGCGATTATTTTCGGCAGCTCACGGAGTTCGAGCCCAAGCGGGCCGCCTGGTATGGCTTGGCGCATTTCACATGGTTGTGCATCAATGCCAAGGAGGCCGAGAACGTCAAGCTGGCCCGTGAGGTCATCGCTATGATTCCCGAGTATTTGTCACTGCCCGGCGTGCTGGGAATTGGCGAAATCGGCCTGAACAAAAACACCCGGAACGAAGCCATTGTATTTTTGGAACACGTGCAACTGGCCCAGCGGCTGGGGGAGCAAATCCTCATTCACACGCCGCACCTGGAAGATAAGTACCAAGGGACGCGGATGATTTTAGACATGCTGGCCGATTTTCCCCAGTTGGACACAGGCCGCGTGCTGGTCGATCACACCGAAGAACACACGATTCGCCTGGTGCTGGATCGCGGCTATTGGGCCGGCATGACGCTGTACCCGGTGAGTAAATGCACGCCGGATCGGGCTGTCGACATGGTCGAAATGCACGGGCCAGAGCGGCTACTGGTGAATTCCGCGGGCGATTGGGGACCGTCCAAGCCCACCGCCGTGCCCGATTTTATTTTGGCCATGCGGCGGCGCGGGCATGAAGAGTCGCTGGTCCGCCAGATTGTGTACGACAACCCGCTGCGGTTTTTCCGCCAGAGCCGGAATTTTTCGTTTGCGGAGCGGGAAACGAAACCTGAAACTGGCCCGCTTGATAACCGCCACCAAGATTCGCCAAACTCGCGCGAAAAAGTCGCCGCCAGCACACCGCGTTAA